The Branchiostoma floridae strain S238N-H82 chromosome 17, Bfl_VNyyK, whole genome shotgun sequence genome has a window encoding:
- the LOC118404808 gene encoding uncharacterized protein LOC118404808 isoform X3 — translation MALCESLWHMCRRGRFPLNWKTRRRATNSVSDLDTFVEVDRKKNGHIQVVTTIRIPEADKSSLPPLHDRLMSSKETRC, via the exons ATGGCGCTGTGTGAGAGTCTGTGGCACATGTGTCGCCGTGGGAGGTTCCCGCTCAACTGGAAAACAagg AGAAGAGCCACCAACAGCGTGTCCGACCTGGACACGTTTGTTGAAGTGGACCGGAAGAAGAACGGGCACATCCAGGTGGTGACCACCATCCGCATCCCGGAGGCGGACAAGAGCTCCCTGCCGCCGCTGCACGACCGACTCATGTCCTCCAAGGAGACGCGATGCTAG
- the LOC118405092 gene encoding glutamate receptor 2-like: protein MGPFDPEVWACIGGSVVIVGVFLYLLNKFRPDDILITEDGEVPPRFGLNDSLWFIIGSLMQQGWDWSPRCLSHRLLSGFWWLFSLVVISTYTANLAAFLTVTRMENPIRSVHLHIHG, encoded by the exons ATGGGCCCGTTCGATCCGGAAGTGTGGGCCTGTATCGGCGGCTCTGTTGTCATTGTCGGCGTGTTCCTCTACCTTCTCAACAAGTTCCGTCCTGACGACATCCTCATCACAGAAGACGGGGAAGTTCCGCCGAGATTCGGGCTGAACGACAGTCTGTGGTTTATCATAGGCTCCCTCATGCAGCAAG GTTGGGACTGGAGTCCTCGCTGCCTGTCGCACCGCCTGCTCAGCGGGTTCTGGTGGCTCTTCAGCCTGGTGGTCATCTCCACATACACGGCCAACCTGGCGGCTTTTCTCACCGTGACCCGGATGGAGAACCCCATCAGGTCAGTACATCTCCACATACACGGCTAA
- the LOC118404808 gene encoding uncharacterized protein LOC118404808 isoform X1 — MMVGLVLSVIMALCESLWHMCRRGRFPLNWKTRRRATNSVSDLDTFVEVDRKKNGHIQMVTTIRIPGVDKRVFIFTSQFQRRAANTASDMRRRQKNTNFFTSSQLAED, encoded by the exons ATGATGGTAGGGCTGGTGCTGTCCGTCATCATGGCGCTGTGTGAGAGTCTGTGGCACATGTGTCGCCGTGGGAGGTTCCCGCTCAACTGGAAAACAagg AGAAGAGCCACCAACAGCGTGTCCGACCTGGACACGTTTGTTGAAGTGGACCGGAAGAAAAACGGGCACATCCAGATGGTCACGACCATCCGCATTCCGGGGGTGGACAAGcgtgtttttatttttacttctCAATTCCAGAGAAGAGCGGCAAACACCGCCTCGGacatgaggcgtcgccaaaaaaacacaaatttttTCACTAGTTCACAACTGGCCGAAGACTAA
- the LOC118404431 gene encoding glutamate receptor ionotropic, delta-2-like → MWKFMTNSDPPTLMNTAEEGFRKVREGNYAFIWDTPILEYVALNDPECSLTTAENSFYERGYGIALQRDSPYREAFSYG, encoded by the exons ATGTGGAAGTTTATGACAAACTCGGACCCGCCCACCCTGATGAACACAGCGGAAGAAGGCTTCAGAAAG GTACGTGAGGGGAACTATGCCTTCATCTGGGACACGCCCATCCTGGAGTACGTGGCCCTGAATGACCCCGAGTGCTCCCTCACCACCGCAGAGAACAGCTTTTACGAGCGAGGGTACGGCATCGCGCTTCAGAGGGATTCTCCGTACAGGGAGGCGTTCTCTTACGGGTAG
- the LOC118404808 gene encoding uncharacterized protein LOC118404808 isoform X2 encodes MMVGLVLSVIMALCESLWHMCRRGRFPLNWKTRRRATNSVSDLDTFVEVDRKKNGHIQVVTTIRIPEADKSSLPPLHDRLMSSKETRC; translated from the exons ATGATGGTAGGGCTGGTGCTGTCCGTCATCATGGCGCTGTGTGAGAGTCTGTGGCACATGTGTCGCCGTGGGAGGTTCCCGCTCAACTGGAAAACAagg AGAAGAGCCACCAACAGCGTGTCCGACCTGGACACGTTTGTTGAAGTGGACCGGAAGAAGAACGGGCACATCCAGGTGGTGACCACCATCCGCATCCCGGAGGCGGACAAGAGCTCCCTGCCGCCGCTGCACGACCGACTCATGTCCTCCAAGGAGACGCGATGCTAG